One Manduca sexta isolate Smith_Timp_Sample1 chromosome 28, JHU_Msex_v1.0, whole genome shotgun sequence DNA window includes the following coding sequences:
- the LOC115450464 gene encoding amidophosphoribosyltransferase isoform X2 encodes MDGPAGPSASVHDGGVSSNTEAMDRLRMDDSCQNKTEVKVRSKRYGRGAVESGLTHECGVFGAIGMGEWPTPVDIPQVLTLGLVALQHRGQESAGIVTSEGKSARTFNTHKGMGLINNIFNDDAMKKLKGNLGIGHTRYSTSAASEEVNCQPFVVHTAHGALAVAHNGELVNCSSLRKMVLGRGVGLSTHSDSELITQALCLNPPEGETNGPDWPARINNLMRLAPLSYSLVIMLKDKIYAVRDPYGNRPLCLGKILPLGSSFLMNGCAKNGMDDKPEGWVVSSESCGFLSIGARYVREVLPGEIVEMSRHGIRTVDVVERPHGKHQAFCIFEYVYFARADSMFEGQMVYSARMQCGRMLARESPVDADIVSSVPESGTAAAHGYARQSGIPFMEVLCKNRYVGRTFIQPSTRLRQLGVAKKFGALSENVKGKRIVLIDDSIVRGNTIGPIIKLLRDAGAAEVHIRIASPPLKYPCYMGINIPTREELIANKMDSFKLAEHVGADSLEYLSVEGLVSAVHYNMKTTPSDGVGGHCTACLTGDYPGGLPDVDW; translated from the exons ATGGATGGTCCCGCAGGACCATCAGCAAGCGTACATGATGGTGGCGTGAGCAGCAACACAGAAGCCATGGACAGGCTACGGATGGATGACAGCTGTCAGAATAAGACAGAAGTTAAAGTTAGGAGTAAGAGATATGGCAGGGGAGCAGTAGAGTCAG GTTTGACGCACGAGTGCGGTGTGTTCGGCGCAATAGGCATGGGAGAATGGCCGACCCCGGTCGACATACCGCAAGTGTTAACGTTAGGATTGGTAGCGTTGCAGCACAG AGGGCAAGAATCAGCGGGCATTGTGACGTCAGAAGGCAAAAGCGCCCGCACGTTCAACACACACAAAGGCATGGGTCTCATCAACAATATATTCAACGATGACGCCATGAAGAAACTGAAGGGCAACCTCGGCATCGGACACACGAG GTACTCGACGTCGGCGGCGTCTGAGGAGGTGAACTGCCAGCCGTTCGTAGTGCACACGGCGCACGGGGCCCTCGCCGTGGCGCACAACGGGGAACTCGTCAACTGCAGCAGTCTGAGGAAGATG GTGCTAGGTCGGGGTGTCGGTCTCTCCACGCATTCGGACTCGGAGCTGATAACGCAAGCTCTGTGCCTGAACCCTCCAGAGGGCGAGACCAACGGACCCGACTGGCCCGCCAGGATCAACAATCTCATGAG GCTGGCTCCTCTGAGTTACTCGCTGGTGATAATGCTGAAGGACAAGATATACGCGGTGAGGGACCCGTACGGCAACCGACCGCTGTGCCTCGGCAAGATTCTGCCGCTCGGCTCATCGT TTTTGATGAACGGCTGCGCGAAGAACGGCATGGACGACAAACCCGAAGGTTGGGTCGTTTCCTCTGAATCTTGCGGTTTTCTTTCTATTG GCGCGCGGTACGTGCGCGAGGTGTTGCCGGGCGAGATCGTGGAGATGTCGCGGCACGGCATCCGCACCGTGGACGTGGTGGAGCGGCCCCACGGCAAGCACCAGGCCTTCTGCATCTTCGAGTACGTGTACTTCGCACGGGCGGACAGTATGTTCGAAG GTCAGATGGTGTACTCGGCGCGCATGCAGTGCGGGCGCATGTTGGCGCGCGAGTCTCCCGTGGACGCCGACATCGTGTCCTCCGTGCCGGAGTCCGgcaccgccgccgcgcacgGATATGCGAGACAG TCGGGCATTCCGTTCATGGAGGTGTTGTGCAAGAATCGGTACGTGGGCCGCACGTTCATCCAGCCGTCGACGCGCCTGCGCCAGCTCGGCGTGGCGAAGAAGTTCGGCGCGCTGTCCGAGAACGTGAAGGGCAAGCGCATCGTGCTCATCGACGACTCCATCGTGCGCGGCAACACCATCGGACCCATCATCAAGCTGCTGCGCGACGCCGGCGCCGCCGAG GTACACATAAGGATAGCATCTCCGCCGCTCAAGTACCCTTGCTACATGGGCATCAACATACCCACCAGGGAGGAGCTCATTGCCAATAAGATGGACTCGTTTAAACTGGCCGAGCACGTCG GCGCGGACAGTCTGGAGTACTTATCCGTGGAAGGTTTGGTGAGCGCGGTGCACTACAACATGAAGACGACGCCGTCGGACGGCGTGGGGGGGCACTGCACCGCCTGCCTCACCGGCGACTACCCCGGCGGGCTGCCCGACGTCGACTGGTGA
- the LOC115450464 gene encoding amidophosphoribosyltransferase isoform X1, which yields MDGPAGPSASVHDGGVSSNTEAMDRLRMDDSCQNKTEVKVRSKRYGRGAVESGLTHECGVFGAIGMGEWPTPVDIPQVLTLGLVALQHRGQESAGIVTSEGKSARTFNTHKGMGLINNIFNDDAMKKLKGNLGIGHTRYSTSAASEEVNCQPFVVHTAHGALAVAHNGELVNCSSLRKMVLGRGVGLSTHSDSELITQALCLNPPEGETNGPDWPARINNLMRLAPLSYSLVIMLKDKIYAVRDPYGNRPLCLGKILPLGSSYVYKQSSSQHAAVLMNGCAKNGMDDKPEGWVVSSESCGFLSIGARYVREVLPGEIVEMSRHGIRTVDVVERPHGKHQAFCIFEYVYFARADSMFEGQMVYSARMQCGRMLARESPVDADIVSSVPESGTAAAHGYARQSGIPFMEVLCKNRYVGRTFIQPSTRLRQLGVAKKFGALSENVKGKRIVLIDDSIVRGNTIGPIIKLLRDAGAAEVHIRIASPPLKYPCYMGINIPTREELIANKMDSFKLAEHVGADSLEYLSVEGLVSAVHYNMKTTPSDGVGGHCTACLTGDYPGGLPDVDW from the exons ATGGATGGTCCCGCAGGACCATCAGCAAGCGTACATGATGGTGGCGTGAGCAGCAACACAGAAGCCATGGACAGGCTACGGATGGATGACAGCTGTCAGAATAAGACAGAAGTTAAAGTTAGGAGTAAGAGATATGGCAGGGGAGCAGTAGAGTCAG GTTTGACGCACGAGTGCGGTGTGTTCGGCGCAATAGGCATGGGAGAATGGCCGACCCCGGTCGACATACCGCAAGTGTTAACGTTAGGATTGGTAGCGTTGCAGCACAG AGGGCAAGAATCAGCGGGCATTGTGACGTCAGAAGGCAAAAGCGCCCGCACGTTCAACACACACAAAGGCATGGGTCTCATCAACAATATATTCAACGATGACGCCATGAAGAAACTGAAGGGCAACCTCGGCATCGGACACACGAG GTACTCGACGTCGGCGGCGTCTGAGGAGGTGAACTGCCAGCCGTTCGTAGTGCACACGGCGCACGGGGCCCTCGCCGTGGCGCACAACGGGGAACTCGTCAACTGCAGCAGTCTGAGGAAGATG GTGCTAGGTCGGGGTGTCGGTCTCTCCACGCATTCGGACTCGGAGCTGATAACGCAAGCTCTGTGCCTGAACCCTCCAGAGGGCGAGACCAACGGACCCGACTGGCCCGCCAGGATCAACAATCTCATGAG GCTGGCTCCTCTGAGTTACTCGCTGGTGATAATGCTGAAGGACAAGATATACGCGGTGAGGGACCCGTACGGCAACCGACCGCTGTGCCTCGGCAAGATTCTGCCGCTCGGCTCATCGT ATGTCTACAAACAGTCGTCCTCGCAGCATGCCGCCG TTTTGATGAACGGCTGCGCGAAGAACGGCATGGACGACAAACCCGAAGGTTGGGTCGTTTCCTCTGAATCTTGCGGTTTTCTTTCTATTG GCGCGCGGTACGTGCGCGAGGTGTTGCCGGGCGAGATCGTGGAGATGTCGCGGCACGGCATCCGCACCGTGGACGTGGTGGAGCGGCCCCACGGCAAGCACCAGGCCTTCTGCATCTTCGAGTACGTGTACTTCGCACGGGCGGACAGTATGTTCGAAG GTCAGATGGTGTACTCGGCGCGCATGCAGTGCGGGCGCATGTTGGCGCGCGAGTCTCCCGTGGACGCCGACATCGTGTCCTCCGTGCCGGAGTCCGgcaccgccgccgcgcacgGATATGCGAGACAG TCGGGCATTCCGTTCATGGAGGTGTTGTGCAAGAATCGGTACGTGGGCCGCACGTTCATCCAGCCGTCGACGCGCCTGCGCCAGCTCGGCGTGGCGAAGAAGTTCGGCGCGCTGTCCGAGAACGTGAAGGGCAAGCGCATCGTGCTCATCGACGACTCCATCGTGCGCGGCAACACCATCGGACCCATCATCAAGCTGCTGCGCGACGCCGGCGCCGCCGAG GTACACATAAGGATAGCATCTCCGCCGCTCAAGTACCCTTGCTACATGGGCATCAACATACCCACCAGGGAGGAGCTCATTGCCAATAAGATGGACTCGTTTAAACTGGCCGAGCACGTCG GCGCGGACAGTCTGGAGTACTTATCCGTGGAAGGTTTGGTGAGCGCGGTGCACTACAACATGAAGACGACGCCGTCGGACGGCGTGGGGGGGCACTGCACCGCCTGCCTCACCGGCGACTACCCCGGCGGGCTGCCCGACGTCGACTGGTGA